ATAGCTGATACCCCAATTGCCGTGGGCGGCGCCATGACCATACCAATATGTACTGGCCTTGAGACTGATCCGCCCCGTCCCCGCAACCTCTTGTATAATCAGCGAATTATTAGTGTCGATGCTGTTGTCGTCGTCGTTTTCACCCGAGCTTTCCCCCTCGACAATGACCGGCGCCATGCGCTCGCCCTCGGCCTGCACCGCCTCGTTGAAGCCGGCGGCGAAGTCCTCGCTGGAATCGAGTTGCACCATGGAAAATTCATGCCGGGCCACCGGCCACCAGGAATCCGGGTTCCCGGTCTCACGGGGATCGGGCAGCGCCGCATAGCGGGAGACGGGATAGAAACGCAGCCCCTCGATCATCCGGCTCTGCTCCAGAGCCTTGCTGCGATTGGTGAAAAGATCGACCAGACAGGCTATTCCGCGCTCGTCATAGGCCCCGGCCGCCAGCGGCGTGGCATCGCTGGTGCAGGCGCGCTGGGCATAGCTCAGCCATTCGCGCTGGCCGATACGCATCTCGCCCCGCGCCGATTCCGACAGCCCCCCGGTTGCCGTCTCATAGGTTGCCGCAAGCCGCTCATCGACAGCCGAAAGGTCGGGACTATTGCAAATGGCCTGTTCAAACGGCGTCGCGGCCTCGGCGCAGTCGAAGCTCGCTGCCGCCGTCACTCCCACGGAGCCGAAGAATCCAGCAAAAACCACGGCAAGACCGGAAAAGAAGCGGATCATCTTAAGCCTCCATTGTGCCGATATCGCCCCCACGATAGCGGCGAAGCGCCATTCCGTCACCTGCAGTCAGGCCCGCAATGGCCGGGTCTGCATTTGATGGTCGAACACGACCAGCCGGTCGCGCCCCTGCGACTTGGCCATGTAAAGCGCCGCATCGGCCATATCGGCGACGATTTCCAGCGCATCTCCCTTTTCGGCGAGGCAAGCGCCGATACTGACTGACATGGAAATCTCCCGGCCATCCGGCAATAGAACCGGCAATTGCCCCATTGCCGCCAACACCGATTCCGCCGCGTTCCGCACCATCTGCGGCGTGGCATCGGGCAGCAGGACGATGAATTCGTCCCCGCCCCACCGAGCGCAAGTGTGTCGATCCGCGATAGCGCCGGTAATGCGCCGGACCACCTCGATCACGACGATATCGCCAGCGGCATGGCCGTAATTGTCATTGACCAGCTTGAAGTGATCAATATCGACCAGCAGCAATCCATATTGGGTTGTCGAGGCGGTTTCCGCATGGACGGCGGCCAAGCCGCGTCGATTGAGAACGCCGGTCTGCCCGTCTTTGAACGCCAATTGCTGCAGTTCCCGGGTCCGATCGCTGACCCGGGCTTCGAGCAGTCGGGTATTGTCGTCCACCACCGCGGCCATTTCGGCAAAAGCCCGGCCAAGCCGGCCGATCTCATCCCGGGTGCCGCTGCCGAATCCCAGGGCCGGCTCGAAATTGCCGGCCCGCGCCGCATGCACCACCTGTTCGAGCCGGACCAGACGGTCGAGCACCGTCTGCTTGAAAACCATCATCAACATGAAGGCGACGAGCCCCATGACGCCAACCAGCAGCAATCCAATTGGCAGGAACAGGCGCCGGTCGATGATCGCGTCCACATCCATCAGGGTGATGTTGAACCAGCCAAGCCGGTCGAGATAGCCGATACCGGCCAGCGCCTGCTGGCCGCCAACGGTTACAAAGGTCGAACGGACCAAGCTGGTTCCGGATGCGACCTCCGCCATCAAGGCCCGCAGCCGCATCCGGTCATCATCGTTGTCCACCAGTGAGAAAATGCTGCGTTTGCCGGCCGTTTCCGCCGCCAGGCTCGCCAGATCGACCAGATTCTCGTCGCGATGGGCCTGCACCTGGCCGTGACGGTCCACGAACATGGAGGTCACGCCGATTTGAGGAATGTTGACCACTTCCTGAATGAAGGCGGAGAGATCGATGCCGGTGCCCAAGACGCCAAGCACCGTATCCCCGTCGCGAATGACGCAATTCATCCAGACTTTGGTTACATGCAGATTGGCGTCGTTATCGACATTGAGATGGCAGCCTTCTCCCAGCGCCTTGGTGGTGAAATACCAGGCGTCACGAGAATTTTTAGCGTCCACCGCATAGCGGAACTGGTCCCCGGCATAGGAATTGGCCGCATCGTTGAAATAGTAATTGCCGGACCGGTCGATGACGAAAAAATAGGAGCCGTCCGCGAAGCTCCGGCGATAATGCTCAAGCTCGGCAATACCGCGCCGCCTCAGGCTCGGATTGTTCTCGTCGCTGGCCCAGTCGCGCATGGCCTGGCTGCCGGCAAGCGCCTCGGCCAGCGCCACTTCCCGCGTCAACGCCCCCAGGCCGCGATGCCGGTCATAGAGAACCTGCTTTTCGGCAAATAGCGTACCGAGTTGGATAATGGTGGAATTGGCGATCCAGTTAAACGCGGCATAGGCGGGCATGGCCACCGCGGCAAAGCCGAGCAGGACGAAAACCAGGACCCTCAACGACAAGGTGCGGGCGATGTGCTGACCGATGGAGCGGATGGAACACCTCGTTCAAGGCGTCGATATTGGCTGGCAACGCCTCAAAAACCCGTTAAAGCCAATCCGCGCCGCGCTCACAAAAATTGCTGGACGGCCGCCAATTCCTCCTGGCGCAATTCATGCCCGCCCTCATGCCAGGTCAGGCTGACATTGGCGCCATTGGCCGTGAAATAATCTGCCAGCGCCTGGCTTGCGGCGGCCGGGGCGATCGGATCGTACCGGCCCGCCGTGATCAATACCTGTCGGTCGGAAAAATCAGCCTCGGCCGGCGTAAACGGAATGAGCGGATGCATAAGTACGGCGGCGTCGAACAGATCGGGCGCCGCGAACATCACCGAAGCTAGGATATTGGCGCCGTTGGAATAGCCCAGCCCCAGCACGCGAGACGGACGGCTATCCCCGATCTGCTCCGCAATGAAATCCGTCATCGCGGCTTTACGCTGCGCCAGGTCATCCATGTCATAGACGCCCTCCGCGGTGCGGCGGAAATAGCGGAGCGCCCCCTGCTCGCTGACGTCGCCGCGAGGCGCCACCCGCCGGGCTCCAGGCAGCAATTGTCCGGCAAGGTCGAAGAACTGGTCTTCATCGCCGCCCGTGCCATGAAACAGGAAAATGACGGGAGCTGCCTTATCGGCGCCCTCGGCGCTGCGGAAATGATATCGAGACATCTTCTTCTCCTGGCTGTCGGCCCCGATATTGGCGATCATCGGCGCCGACACAATATGCCGGCTACGCCACACTCCGTTGCATATTCAGAAACAATTGCGCCAGGCCAATGCCCGGACGTCAACGCGGTTGAGTGCTGACCAGCCCGGGCCGGTATCCGGCCAGGATTGCGGCGCGCAAGGCTTCGGCCGCGCTTTCCGCTGCCTGCTCTTCCACACCGCGCGCCGAGGCGAGATTGGTCGGGGACAATTTTCCGCCCTGATAGGCGCTATCGGCAAAGCGGGTAGCGGCGAACAGCGTTTCCCCATCCTGAACGATCGCGATCCGCGCTTCGACCCGGACATTGACCGGCCGCCCCACGGCAAAGGCATCCGACAGGGCGGAGGCGACCGATCTGCTGCTTGCCGAGACGCGCAGAACCGGGTCGTCCGGCCCCGCCTGGTTCGGAAACGCCACGCTCAATCGGTCAAGGATAATCCGTTCCAGACGATTGGCCGGCGGTGCGAAATTGAACCGCGCGTCGGCCAGACTCGCGCTCGATCGATCCCCATAGACCGGCGCAAAACTGGTACAGCCGCTTAAGAGGCCAGCCAGCAAGGCACCACCCAGCAAGCTCATGACATCGCGTCTTTTCATGGTGTTCCTCCGCTGAGCCAGGATTGCAGCGGCACGGCGCCCGAATAGCCCACATTGAAACCGGCCGGCGCCGACAGGCGGAATGTGACCGTGGCGCGCAGGTCATTCTTGTCTATATGCGTCGGGCCTGTGCGGGTGAGGTTGGCGGCCATATTGAGATAGCCATCATTGTAAGCGACGCCGCCGCCGACCTGCAGCCAGCTATTGCCGGCAATGTCCCAATAATAATTGCCGGAGGCCGACCAATATTCGTCAATGGGCACGGTCAACTCGGCGCCGATCTCATGCAGATTTCTTGTATTCCCCGCCAATGGCGTCGCCGCGGCATAGCGATAATTGAGCGCGCCGCCCCAGCCGTCCTGGCTATAGGCGACGCCCAGCCCGGCCCGCGCCAGGCTCAGATCATCGGTGTCAAGCTGCGCCTTGCCGCCGAACTTGAAGGCATCGGCGACGACACCATAGGCGCCGAGCACCGCATAAGAAGCCGCGCTGTCGAGGCCGGATGCGACACCGGCCCGTTGCCGGTTGGGCGCGGCAAAGACATTGGTTCCGGCAAGCTGGAAGGATTGCCCGGCCACCAATTCGAGATAATTTCCATCATCAAGGCTGGCCAGATAGCGGCCGCCGACATTCAGCCGCAGCCCGGTCTCCTGCCGGTCGATGCCGGTAAAGCGGTTATAGCTGAACAGATTGGTATCGTCGAAGATCACGCTTTGCGAATCTTCATTGGTGATGCCTGGCTGGATGCTCGAAGCGCCCCGATAGACGATTTGCGCAATGGGCTCGACCAGATGGGTGATGCCCGGACTGCGCGCCACTAATGGATAGCGGACATCGAGCGCCGCAATGGGCGTCGCGCCCAGGAGCGTACTGGCAGCAGGGGCTTCCTTCGCCGAGCTTTGCCCATCATATCCTGCCGTATCTAGCCTGATACCGGCAAACGGCGTCACCACGGCGCCGCCAGCGATCCACTGGTTCTGCCAGCTCGCCTGCGCCATGCCATGCATACGGGTTCCTGCATATCCAAAGTCGTAAGGGACACCACCAGGAGCGGAATAATGATCTCGCTCGCGATAAATACCCAGCATCCGCGCTTCCACCGCGACCTGTCCGGCTCCCGGAGCCAGCTTGAAGGTCCGTTCCACCCGCAGATTGGGCAACGCCATGCCCTGTTGCTCGCGCTTCTGATCCGTATTGTCGCCAAGCAGATTGAATTGCTGCAGCCGCGCATCGATGTAAGTGTCCTCGGTCAGATGCGTCGCATAGACTTCATTGACCGCCGCGCGGCGGGGGCTGAGCTGATAATCCTTGAAATAGGCGCTGTCGGTAAAGGCCGCATAGGCAAAGCCGAGCGTCCAATCCTCGACCGGCCGGAACTCGCCCTGTGCCTGCACGGCGCCGCGCCAATCGCGTTTGGCATCGGGGAAGCTGAAGGCGTTCGGATCGAATTGGTGCAGGCCCGAAGCCTTGATGCGGAACGAGCCCTGATCGAACCGCTGCACCCATTCGGCGCCAAGGAGAAATCCCTGGCGGGACAAAAGCGTTGGCGTCAGAATGATATCGGTCGTGCGGGTCGAATAGACCGGGAACGACATTTCCGCCCGCATGCCGATCTGCTCGCTATAGCCCAGGCTGGGCCGCGGCAGGGCGTCCAGCGCTTCATTGCTGAGATCGGGCAGCCACAAATAGGGCAGCCATGCCACCGGCACGCCGAGCAGCGACAGGATCGGCTGCTCGAAGCTGACCGAACCATCGTCGACATTCTGCACCACTTTGGCGGCGCTCATCGACCAGCCGATCCGGCCACCATGTTTGCCGATACATTCCCCGCAAGGCGCATAATCCGCATTCATCAGGATAGAGCGCAATTCCCGGTCGAAATCGGCGCTATCGGCAGTGATCCGCGATCCGTCATAGGCCGTGATCGTCATCGAATCGAGCAATGTGCGCTTGAGATTGCCGGTTAGCGCCAGGGTGGAACTCTGCGAAACATTGCCCGCCGGGTCGGTGACCCGGACATTGCCCACCACATCCATCTCACCGCCGCCGCGACGATAGACCAGCTCATTGCCGGTAATGGTATAGCCGCTGACCCGTAGCACCACCTCGCCACGGGCGGTGATGATATTGCGCACCGAATCGAAAACCAGCTCCTCAGCCTCGACCGCCGTGGAGGCCGCCGGATCGATGGGAGCATTGAAAAAGCTCTCGGGCACCAGCCGCTGCGCCTGGGCCGGCACAAGGCCCGCCAGTCCGAAACCGACAATGGCGGCCAAAGCCGCCAGGCCCAGAAGATTATGGCGATATACCGGCCTCAAGAATTCTCGCCCTTCTTTCCAGGCTCTCGCCAGGAAGAAAGCGCCGCGCTGCGCCCGAACTCAAACACTATCGCTTCCCTACGCGCAATGGCGGACCAAACCAGATCGATAAAGTACCGCCCAATCTAGCCCCGGGCAATGAACAATGTGCAAACCACGCAGTCGCGCCGTGCCATAGCGCCATCTCCGCAACATTGCGGGGCCTGGTCGCTGGTCACCCCGCTCGGACGCAACGGCACGATTTTCCTGTCCGGTCTCCTAAGCCACCCGCAAGGATCGTCGTGAATGCGGAATTGTATCCGGGGACCGCACCACAGGAATTTAGTCGCTTCCTGGACGCCTTAGCCGTCTTCAAAAAGTTCGAAATCTTCATCAAACGAATAGGTTCGACAATCGACGCGCGGCATTCCTGCCAGAAGGCCAAGCTCGGCGCGTGATGAGAAGATATGCAGTGGAATAGGGTCCGACATTTGGCCCAGCGGGATGTTGGCGGGGTTTGTGCTGCATTCCCGGCGATCAAATGTCAGGATATAGTTCACGATGGACGCGCAGCGGCGGCAATCCTTGATGTCGGCAAGGTGCATTTGACATTGGAACGCGACCTCGCCAAGGACGCCGGAAAGACTGGCTTCGCCGGCATGGTTGAATTTCAGTTCGGCGTCGATAGTCTTGCTTGAATAGACGCAACTTGCCGCCGGCTGGTCAGCTCGGAGCCCGGTGGGTAAACCAAACGACGCGAGTACCGCGACGAATGATGCGCTGATCAGACTATTCATCAGTCGGCCAGACCGCGCCCTGCTCGCCGTCCTGCGTGATCCTCAATTGGCCGCTCTCGATCACCCAGCCAATGTGGTTGGTCGCGCTGAAAACGGCCCGCGCGGGTGGGGCGGCCGGCACTGGCCCGAGGATTTCAAGACGCGGCCCATTGCCGTCGACGGTACACAGATTGGCGATGGCATGACTGACGTCGCCTTCATCGTTTTCTCTGGCGAACAGGAAAATGCCGTCGTCGCAGTCCGCGCCGCCATTGCAATAGCTGCACGAGGTGATGTCTATCGTTTCGCGCTGCCCATCGGCCAGTGAGATGTCGAGCAAGCGCTGATCGCCATCCTGCCGCGTGGCCCAGGCAATGCCGGCTTCCTCATCGCTGCGGGCGAGACCGGTGGGGTCGCCGAAATGGCTGGCGGCGCGCAGCAATTGCAGGTCCCGGCACCACGCATAGGCATGGTCGGTGAGAAAGACGAGGCTCTCAAGCCGTTTTTGCGTCAGGTCCAGCCGGCAGGCGCCAGCATTGATCCAGGCGCCGGTATTGCCGGGGGAATTCTCGATCAGCGTGCAATAGCTCTCGCGATAGTCGAGCCAGGCCGATTGCGCAGCGGCAATCGCATCGCGATCCGCCGCGCGGCAATAGTTCTTTGCCGCTCGCGCGAGCGCGGTCTCGATATCCAGATCGAGGACGGCGCTCCGATCGATCATGCAATCGCCGGCCATCGCGCCGCCGAGAGCGTAATCAGGCTGATCGAGGCAAGCCTCATAGGCTTCGCCGAGACTGAAGGACTCAGCCCCGGTCGGCGTGCCAGCCAGCCCAAGGAGGGCCGAAGCGAATACCAATGATATTGCAATAGTCGATAGGCCGCCGGCACTCTTCATATCGCCACTGCTCGCATCGTCCTATTCCCCTGACGCATTTGTCCGCAATATTCCAGCAATCGTCACACGAGCTGTCTCATTCCATCCTTGAGACAGTCCCCCAATCTTCGACACCTTTGCGCAACAGCCGGAAATTCACACAATCGCCGCCATGATGTCCGGCCCGGCTCCAACACCACCGCAGATTGCTTCCATTGACCGTCAAATTGGCCGTCTGCGCATAATCTCTGTAGGCGTTATATGTATCTTTAAGAATACTCGGCTTGCCGACGAACTTTATTACGCAGGTATTCGTGCCTGTTGCCGTGGCAGAAAGGTGCTGCGGCTCCATGTATGACGCTTCGTATATTGTCGCTCTTGAGCCAAAGTCAGAACTCGTTGCCGTCAAAGTGTCAAGAAATACGTAGTACGATTGCGCCATAAAATTCATTCTGGCGTACTGCCCGCTGATCGGACCAATATCATTTCGCCAGTACCCATAGAACGCCGGCCCGCAATTCGCGAAAGCGGCGCCTGAAAATGTCAGCGTCGTGACCAGCACCAATAGCTGCAGGATTATCCTCACAGTCCACTCCTTCGCATTTCAACAATTGCGTCCGGTCAGCACGGCCGCAAATGCTTGACGTTAGACGGGAACAAGGGGCGCGCAATCACCCGTAAGGGTGATGCCGTCGCCGGCAGTCGCTGTTATCGTCAATTGCTGACGGGATTCCGGCGGACACCATGACAGTACAAAGCTTTTTCGCCGGCGGAAAACGCAGTCTTGAAACGAAACCGGCTGGGCAGGCATAAATGTTGAACGGTCTTCGATTTATCGCTCTGCCTCTGGCGTTGATGGCGTCCGCGCCGGCGCTCGCTCTCGAGGCCGAAATACTCGAAGAGGTGGCGCTTCAACTGCGTGAGAGCTGGGCGTCATCCTGCGTCACTATTCCGCTCGGCAATCATCAATATGCCGCCGAGGCACCAGCGGCGTCGGGCGCCGAACAGGCCGGGCTGAGCTTCGACCGCGCGGTCGATCTGGGCGGGTGGGACAAGATCGACGCGGTGACGGTGACTTTTTCGGATTACCTGGG
This genomic stretch from Devosia sp. YIM 151766 harbors:
- a CDS encoding DUF3298 domain-containing protein; this encodes MIRFFSGLAVVFAGFFGSVGVTAAASFDCAEAATPFEQAICNSPDLSAVDERLAATYETATGGLSESARGEMRIGQREWLSYAQRACTSDATPLAAGAYDERGIACLVDLFTNRSKALEQSRMIEGLRFYPVSRYAALPDPRETGNPDSWWPVARHEFSMVQLDSSEDFAAGFNEAVQAEGERMAPVIVEGESSGENDDDNSIDTNNSLIIQEVAGTGRISLKASTYWYGHGAAHGNWGISYRHYLIKEGRFLEAQDLFAGAGWQEALIELALAAARLEHGDNLMLDDISYLSEAVVDPTRWNLSDAYALVIQFQPYEISAYAYGAPEARVRWSDLEPYLATGAEEIRYGF
- a CDS encoding diguanylate cyclase, with the protein product MSLRVLVFVLLGFAAVAMPAYAAFNWIANSTIIQLGTLFAEKQVLYDRHRGLGALTREVALAEALAGSQAMRDWASDENNPSLRRRGIAELEHYRRSFADGSYFFVIDRSGNYYFNDAANSYAGDQFRYAVDAKNSRDAWYFTTKALGEGCHLNVDNDANLHVTKVWMNCVIRDGDTVLGVLGTGIDLSAFIQEVVNIPQIGVTSMFVDRHGQVQAHRDENLVDLASLAAETAGKRSIFSLVDNDDDRMRLRALMAEVASGTSLVRSTFVTVGGQQALAGIGYLDRLGWFNITLMDVDAIIDRRLFLPIGLLLVGVMGLVAFMLMMVFKQTVLDRLVRLEQVVHAARAGNFEPALGFGSGTRDEIGRLGRAFAEMAAVVDDNTRLLEARVSDRTRELQQLAFKDGQTGVLNRRGLAAVHAETASTTQYGLLLVDIDHFKLVNDNYGHAAGDIVVIEVVRRITGAIADRHTCARWGGDEFIVLLPDATPQMVRNAAESVLAAMGQLPVLLPDGREISMSVSIGACLAEKGDALEIVADMADAALYMAKSQGRDRLVVFDHQMQTRPLRA
- a CDS encoding alpha/beta hydrolase, with translation MSRYHFRSAEGADKAAPVIFLFHGTGGDEDQFFDLAGQLLPGARRVAPRGDVSEQGALRYFRRTAEGVYDMDDLAQRKAAMTDFIAEQIGDSRPSRVLGLGYSNGANILASVMFAAPDLFDAAVLMHPLIPFTPAEADFSDRQVLITAGRYDPIAPAAASQALADYFTANGANVSLTWHEGGHELRQEELAAVQQFL
- the lptD gene encoding LPS assembly protein LptD; amino-acid sequence: MRPVYRHNLLGLAALAAIVGFGLAGLVPAQAQRLVPESFFNAPIDPAASTAVEAEELVFDSVRNIITARGEVVLRVSGYTITGNELVYRRGGGEMDVVGNVRVTDPAGNVSQSSTLALTGNLKRTLLDSMTITAYDGSRITADSADFDRELRSILMNADYAPCGECIGKHGGRIGWSMSAAKVVQNVDDGSVSFEQPILSLLGVPVAWLPYLWLPDLSNEALDALPRPSLGYSEQIGMRAEMSFPVYSTRTTDIILTPTLLSRQGFLLGAEWVQRFDQGSFRIKASGLHQFDPNAFSFPDAKRDWRGAVQAQGEFRPVEDWTLGFAYAAFTDSAYFKDYQLSPRRAAVNEVYATHLTEDTYIDARLQQFNLLGDNTDQKREQQGMALPNLRVERTFKLAPGAGQVAVEARMLGIYRERDHYSAPGGVPYDFGYAGTRMHGMAQASWQNQWIAGGAVVTPFAGIRLDTAGYDGQSSAKEAPAASTLLGATPIAALDVRYPLVARSPGITHLVEPIAQIVYRGASSIQPGITNEDSQSVIFDDTNLFSYNRFTGIDRQETGLRLNVGGRYLASLDDGNYLELVAGQSFQLAGTNVFAAPNRQRAGVASGLDSAASYAVLGAYGVVADAFKFGGKAQLDTDDLSLARAGLGVAYSQDGWGGALNYRYAAATPLAGNTRNLHEIGAELTVPIDEYWSASGNYYWDIAGNSWLQVGGGVAYNDGYLNMAANLTRTGPTHIDKNDLRATVTFRLSAPAGFNVGYSGAVPLQSWLSGGTP
- a CDS encoding lysozyme inhibitor LprI family protein, coding for MIDRSAVLDLDIETALARAAKNYCRAADRDAIAAAQSAWLDYRESYCTLIENSPGNTGAWINAGACRLDLTQKRLESLVFLTDHAYAWCRDLQLLRAASHFGDPTGLARSDEEAGIAWATRQDGDQRLLDISLADGQRETIDITSCSYCNGGADCDDGIFLFARENDEGDVSHAIANLCTVDGNGPRLEILGPVPAAPPARAVFSATNHIGWVIESGQLRITQDGEQGAVWPTDE